One genomic region from Listeria monocytogenes encodes:
- the menG gene encoding demethylmenaquinone methyltransferase, translating into MTETKEEKVHKVFEKISPSYDRMNSVISFKLHVKWRKETMKLMRVQKGTNVLDVCCGTADWSIMMAEEIGPEGHVTGLDFSENMLKVGREKVKEADLHNVELIHGNAMELPFPDNSFDYVTIGFGLRNVPDYMQVLREMYRVLKPGGQLACIDTSQPNIPGWKQVFNAYFRYVMPVFGKFFAKSYKEYSWLQESTREFPGMARLAEMFQEAGFSYVRYISHSGGASATHFGFKKKEQ; encoded by the coding sequence ATGACGGAAACTAAAGAAGAAAAAGTACATAAAGTATTTGAAAAAATTTCCCCAAGTTATGACCGAATGAATAGTGTTATTAGTTTTAAACTACATGTGAAATGGCGCAAAGAAACAATGAAGCTAATGCGTGTTCAAAAAGGGACGAATGTTCTTGATGTTTGCTGTGGAACGGCAGATTGGTCGATTATGATGGCGGAAGAAATTGGCCCAGAAGGTCATGTGACAGGGCTTGATTTTAGTGAAAATATGCTGAAAGTTGGTCGCGAGAAAGTGAAGGAAGCGGATTTGCATAATGTGGAACTTATTCACGGGAACGCAATGGAATTACCTTTTCCGGATAATAGTTTTGATTACGTGACAATTGGTTTTGGGCTTAGAAATGTACCGGATTATATGCAAGTGTTGCGTGAAATGTACCGTGTGTTAAAACCGGGTGGACAGCTTGCGTGTATCGATACGTCGCAACCAAATATTCCTGGATGGAAACAAGTATTTAATGCGTATTTCCGTTACGTGATGCCTGTTTTCGGGAAGTTTTTTGCGAAAAGTTATAAAGAATATAGCTGGTTACAGGAATCAACGCGTGAGTTTCCAGGAATGGCACGACTTGCGGAAATGTTTCAAGAAGCCGGATTTTCATACGTAAGATATATTTCACACAGTGGCGGCGCAAGTGCAACCCACTTTGGATTTAAAAAGAAGGAACAATAA
- a CDS encoding heptaprenyl diphosphate synthase component 1 has protein sequence MTYQAREAGLKEVEQLVHEQAVYQYLQENNEGGQMDKDQMLFLHEAISGSDLTDAAAYRVVSATLYMILAHDTHEKIDEPGDVVKLTRKEQELTVLAGDFYSALYYRTLAELEMIPLLRALQSGVQETNTAKTNIYQLHVATDEEYLSQLTLTNAAIFAKFAKYFMKDETFIALGCQFFLLKRLQTELATYKEIGASRLKRAFDHGYFAKEAVSNFESWLVAIIRDVKSEVEQLKTEAEPLSNLLEKRIIEVIND, from the coding sequence ATGACTTATCAGGCAAGAGAGGCTGGGCTAAAGGAAGTGGAGCAGTTGGTACATGAGCAAGCAGTCTATCAATATTTACAAGAGAATAATGAAGGCGGGCAAATGGACAAAGATCAAATGCTCTTTCTTCATGAAGCAATTTCTGGCTCTGATTTGACTGATGCTGCAGCTTATCGCGTCGTTAGTGCAACGCTGTACATGATTTTAGCGCATGATACACATGAAAAAATTGATGAACCAGGCGATGTTGTAAAGCTGACACGTAAGGAACAAGAGTTGACAGTTCTTGCTGGTGATTTTTATAGCGCTCTCTATTACCGCACGCTTGCAGAATTAGAAATGATTCCACTTCTCCGTGCTTTGCAAAGTGGTGTCCAAGAAACAAACACGGCAAAAACAAATATATACCAATTACATGTAGCGACGGATGAAGAATATTTATCTCAGCTTACTTTGACGAATGCGGCTATTTTTGCCAAATTTGCTAAGTACTTTATGAAAGATGAAACATTTATCGCGCTTGGTTGTCAGTTCTTTTTACTCAAAAGGCTTCAAACGGAACTTGCTACTTATAAGGAAATTGGTGCGTCTAGGTTGAAGCGGGCGTTTGATCATGGCTACTTTGCAAAGGAAGCTGTATCTAATTTTGAAAGCTGGTTAGTAGCGATTATTCGTGATGTGAAAAGTGAAGTGGAACAACTAAAAACAGAAGCTGAACCACTTTCTAATCTACTAGAAAAAAGAATCATCGAAGTTATTAACGACTGA
- the folE gene encoding GTP cyclohydrolase I FolE yields MEQIDKQKIADAVKVILEAVGENPDREGLIDTPMRVARMYEEVFAGLKKDPSVHFDTIFEEQHEELVLVKDIRFSSMCEHHLVPFFGVAHVAYLPQNGRVAGLSKLARVVDDVSRRPQLQERITTTVAEIMMEKLKPLGVMVIMEAEHMCMTIRGVNKPGTKTITSAVRGAFKNDDKLRSEVLALIKHN; encoded by the coding sequence ATGGAGCAAATAGACAAACAAAAGATTGCTGATGCGGTAAAAGTTATTTTAGAAGCAGTAGGAGAAAATCCAGATCGTGAAGGACTGATTGATACACCAATGCGAGTAGCTCGTATGTATGAAGAAGTTTTCGCCGGGCTGAAAAAAGATCCTTCTGTTCATTTCGATACTATTTTTGAAGAACAACATGAAGAATTAGTACTTGTGAAAGACATTCGCTTTTCGTCTATGTGTGAACATCATCTTGTCCCTTTTTTCGGAGTAGCACATGTAGCATACTTACCACAAAATGGAAGAGTTGCTGGTCTTAGTAAACTTGCACGCGTAGTGGATGATGTGAGTCGCCGCCCGCAGTTACAAGAACGGATTACAACGACTGTTGCAGAAATTATGATGGAAAAACTAAAACCGCTAGGTGTAATGGTCATCATGGAAGCAGAGCATATGTGCATGACTATCCGCGGTGTGAACAAACCTGGAACAAAAACAATTACAAGTGCTGTTCGTGGTGCTTTTAAAAATGACGATAAGCTTAGAAGTGAAGTTTTGGCTTTAATTAAGCATAATTAA
- a CDS encoding HU family DNA-binding protein, which produces MANKTDLVNSVAELADLSKKDAAKAVEAVFETIQTSLSKGEKVQLIGFGNFEVRERAARKGRNPRTKEEIDIPASKVPAFKPGKALKEAVK; this is translated from the coding sequence ATGGCAAATAAAACTGATTTAGTAAATAGCGTTGCTGAACTAGCTGATCTTTCTAAAAAAGACGCAGCGAAAGCAGTAGAAGCTGTATTCGAAACTATTCAAACTTCTTTATCTAAAGGTGAAAAAGTTCAATTAATCGGATTTGGTAACTTTGAAGTACGTGAACGTGCTGCCCGTAAAGGCCGTAACCCTCGTACTAAAGAAGAAATCGACATCCCTGCAAGTAAAGTACCAGCTTTCAAACCTGGTAAAGCGCTTAAAGAAGCTGTTAAATAA
- a CDS encoding tyrosine-protein phosphatase produces the protein MEVTRTDKAVTLTWNKEEVSEGTVVFVSSSPKLEANSEPVFKVTNDVDHYSYDTKDIPIYFFLETPNGDKAIVSERILPLESVFNFRDMGGYASKNGKHVKWGKFYRSSNLVNINENDAALLQKLHIKWICDLRSSSEVKAQPTPAIEGILNKHIPIGTAKNEETKLPVTNDTTIYEPLMGESYRVFVQSVEGFREIFTEVLEDAKAGLPFVFHCTAGKDRTGVLGALLLTLLDVPEKTIFDDYAITNRYQDDILQEMGGIVSLFSSGTEKIDLETFRPMAEARPEYLEIAFDEMKKQYGSVANYLEKGIGITATEKAAFQKEMLE, from the coding sequence ATGGAAGTTACTCGTACAGATAAAGCCGTAACATTAACATGGAACAAAGAAGAAGTCAGCGAAGGTACAGTGGTTTTTGTAAGTAGTAGTCCTAAACTAGAAGCAAATAGTGAACCCGTTTTCAAAGTAACAAATGATGTTGATCACTATTCATATGACACAAAGGATATTCCTATTTATTTCTTTTTAGAGACACCAAACGGAGATAAAGCTATTGTTTCTGAACGCATTTTGCCACTTGAAAGTGTATTCAATTTTCGAGATATGGGCGGTTATGCATCCAAAAACGGTAAGCATGTGAAATGGGGGAAGTTTTATCGCTCTTCTAATTTAGTGAATATTAATGAGAACGATGCAGCATTGCTTCAAAAACTACATATAAAATGGATTTGTGATTTGCGCAGTAGTTCGGAAGTTAAAGCACAACCAACACCAGCAATTGAAGGTATACTGAACAAACATATTCCCATTGGCACTGCCAAAAATGAAGAAACAAAGCTACCGGTAACAAATGATACAACTATTTATGAACCGTTGATGGGAGAAAGTTACCGCGTGTTTGTGCAATCAGTGGAAGGTTTTAGAGAAATCTTTACAGAAGTATTAGAAGATGCAAAAGCAGGCTTGCCGTTCGTTTTCCATTGCACTGCAGGAAAAGACCGTACAGGCGTCCTGGGGGCATTATTACTAACATTGTTAGATGTACCAGAAAAAACGATTTTCGACGATTACGCCATCACTAATCGCTACCAGGACGACATTTTACAAGAAATGGGAGGAATCGTGTCGCTCTTTTCGAGTGGAACCGAAAAAATCGATTTAGAAACGTTCCGGCCGATGGCAGAAGCTCGTCCTGAATATTTGGAAATTGCCTTTGATGAAATGAAAAAACAATATGGATCAGTAGCTAATTATTTAGAAAAAGGAATTGGAATTACTGCGACAGAAAAAGCAGCTTTCCAAAAAGAAATGTTAGAATAA
- a CDS encoding NAD(P)H-dependent glycerol-3-phosphate dehydrogenase has protein sequence MTQKKVAILGAGSWGTGLALVLADNNHKPVIWGNLDKIVNEINESHTNSHYLPDIILPTEVKATLSLDEAIDGAEIVVIAIPTNAMRIVCKQLNEALKEPTILVHVSKGIEPETNLRMSEVIEEEIDAAKRKALVVLSGPSHAEEVALRHPTTLCASCKDLSAAEIVQDRFINNNLRIYTNDDVIGAEIGGALKNIIALGAGISDGLGYGDNAKAALMTRGMAEITRLGVAVGSNPQTFYGLTGIGDLIVTCTSVHSRNWRAGNMLGKGENLDEVLEKMGMVVEGVRTAKAVHGWAKKLDIDMPITESIYAILFENKDAREAVDLLMGREKKIEKESF, from the coding sequence ATGACACAGAAAAAAGTAGCTATTCTTGGCGCTGGAAGTTGGGGAACAGGTCTTGCACTTGTCCTAGCTGATAATAATCATAAACCAGTTATTTGGGGAAACTTAGATAAAATTGTGAATGAAATTAACGAATCGCACACGAATAGTCACTATTTGCCAGATATTATTTTACCAACTGAGGTAAAAGCGACATTGTCACTTGATGAAGCTATTGATGGTGCAGAAATTGTCGTAATTGCTATTCCAACAAATGCGATGCGTATCGTTTGTAAGCAGTTAAATGAAGCGCTAAAAGAACCCACAATTTTAGTTCATGTGAGTAAAGGTATTGAACCAGAAACAAACCTTCGAATGTCTGAAGTGATTGAGGAAGAAATTGATGCAGCTAAACGTAAAGCACTTGTGGTTCTTTCTGGACCAAGTCATGCGGAAGAAGTTGCCCTTCGTCATCCAACAACACTTTGTGCGAGCTGTAAAGATTTATCAGCTGCTGAGATTGTTCAAGATCGTTTCATCAATAATAACTTGCGTATTTATACGAATGATGATGTGATTGGTGCAGAAATTGGTGGCGCGCTTAAAAACATTATCGCACTTGGCGCAGGAATCTCTGACGGCCTTGGTTACGGCGATAATGCCAAAGCGGCACTAATGACTCGCGGAATGGCAGAAATCACTCGTCTCGGTGTTGCTGTTGGCTCTAATCCACAAACCTTTTACGGGCTGACTGGTATTGGTGACTTAATCGTTACTTGCACTAGTGTGCATTCACGTAATTGGCGAGCTGGAAATATGCTAGGTAAAGGCGAGAATTTAGATGAAGTATTAGAAAAAATGGGTATGGTCGTTGAAGGTGTACGAACAGCCAAAGCAGTACATGGCTGGGCGAAAAAACTAGATATTGATATGCCAATTACTGAATCGATTTACGCGATTTTATTCGAAAATAAAGATGCTCGCGAAGCAGTTGATTTATTAATGGGTCGCGAAAAGAAAATCGAAAAAGAATCATTTTAA
- the der gene encoding ribosome biogenesis GTPase Der, translating to MAKPVVAIVGRPNVGKSTIFNRIVGERVSIVEDVPGVTRDRIYNSAEWLGKEFNIIDTGGIDLSDEPFLEQIRAQAEIAIDEADVIIFITNGREGVTDADEQVAKILYRSNKPIVLAINKVDNPEMRDQIYDFYSLGFGEPYPISGSHGLGLGDMLDAVRAHFPKEEEEEYPDDTVKFSLIGRPNVGKSSILNALLGEDRVIVSDIAGTTRDAIDTTYTFDGQDYVMIDTAGMRKRGKVYESTEKYSVLRAMRAIERSDVVLVVINAEEGIREQDKRIAGYAHDAGRAIIIVVNKWDAINKDEKTINVWTEDIREQFQFLSYAPIVFVSAKTKQRLNNLFPLINQVSDNHSLRVQSSMLNDVISDAVAMNPSPMDKGKRLKIFYTTQVAVKPPTFVVFVNDPELMHFSYERFLENRIREAFPFEGTPIRVIARKRK from the coding sequence ATGGCAAAACCAGTTGTAGCGATTGTCGGACGTCCAAACGTTGGCAAATCGACTATTTTTAACAGAATCGTTGGTGAACGTGTTTCCATAGTGGAAGATGTTCCCGGTGTGACACGTGACCGCATATATAATTCAGCGGAATGGCTTGGAAAAGAATTTAACATTATTGATACAGGTGGTATTGATCTTTCCGATGAACCATTTTTAGAGCAAATTCGCGCACAAGCGGAAATCGCAATTGATGAAGCAGACGTAATTATTTTTATTACCAATGGTCGTGAAGGAGTTACCGATGCAGACGAACAAGTAGCAAAAATTCTTTACCGGTCTAATAAACCAATTGTTTTAGCGATTAATAAAGTAGATAACCCAGAAATGCGAGATCAAATTTATGATTTTTATTCTCTTGGGTTTGGTGAGCCGTATCCAATTTCTGGTTCACATGGACTAGGGCTTGGCGACATGCTTGATGCTGTTCGCGCTCATTTTCCAAAAGAAGAAGAGGAAGAATATCCAGATGACACAGTGAAATTCAGTTTAATCGGTCGACCAAATGTTGGTAAATCTTCTATTCTAAATGCACTGCTTGGAGAAGATCGTGTTATTGTTTCAGATATTGCGGGTACAACTCGTGATGCAATTGATACAACTTATACTTTCGATGGCCAAGATTATGTCATGATTGATACAGCCGGAATGAGAAAACGTGGGAAAGTGTATGAAAGCACAGAGAAATATAGTGTTTTACGTGCAATGAGAGCAATTGAACGCTCGGACGTTGTTCTTGTGGTTATCAACGCAGAAGAAGGTATTCGTGAGCAAGATAAACGAATTGCTGGATATGCGCATGATGCCGGACGTGCAATTATTATTGTTGTGAACAAATGGGATGCAATTAACAAAGATGAAAAAACAATTAATGTATGGACAGAAGATATTCGTGAGCAATTCCAATTCTTAAGCTATGCACCAATTGTTTTCGTATCTGCTAAAACAAAACAACGCTTAAATAATCTATTCCCACTTATTAACCAAGTAAGCGATAACCATTCATTACGTGTACAATCAAGTATGCTGAATGATGTTATTAGTGATGCTGTTGCAATGAACCCATCACCTATGGATAAAGGTAAACGACTGAAGATTTTCTATACAACACAAGTGGCGGTAAAACCACCAACGTTTGTTGTATTTGTTAATGATCCAGAACTCATGCATTTTTCGTATGAACGTTTCTTAGAAAACCGGATTAGAGAAGCATTTCCATTTGAGGGTACGCCAATTCGAGTAATTGCTCGTAAGCGTAAGTAA
- the rpsA gene encoding 30S ribosomal protein S1, whose product MSEDLFDVEVRNFEEGDKVTGTVTSVEDKQVYVGIPGSKLDGVVPISELSNIHVETASDVVSVGDTLDLIVTKVEDDILVLSKRKVDAEKASDDIKAKFESGEVFEAVVSDVVKGGLVVDLGVRAFVPASLVEDHFVEDFADYKGTTLTFKVVEFEPENNRVILSHRAVVETEKASQKQALLSEIKEGDVIEGTVQRLANFGAFVDIGGVDGLVHISQISYKHIATPQEVLEEGQKVTVKVIGIDPENERISLSIKATLPGPWDGITEKAQVGSVLEGKVVRLVTFGAFVEIFPGVEGLVHISQISHEHIGTPQEVLSEGQTVEVKVLEVNEADKRLSLSIKELQDAPVEEADYELPEENTGFQMSDLIGDKLKGLQNDDK is encoded by the coding sequence ATGTCTGAAGATTTATTTGATGTGGAAGTTAGAAATTTTGAAGAAGGAGACAAAGTCACTGGCACAGTTACAAGCGTGGAAGATAAACAAGTTTATGTTGGTATTCCAGGTAGCAAACTTGATGGTGTCGTTCCAATAAGTGAACTTTCCAATATACATGTGGAGACAGCTTCTGACGTTGTGAGCGTTGGCGACACACTTGATTTGATTGTCACAAAAGTAGAAGACGATATACTTGTTTTATCTAAACGAAAAGTGGATGCAGAAAAAGCATCTGATGATATTAAAGCTAAATTCGAATCTGGTGAAGTTTTTGAAGCGGTAGTCAGTGATGTTGTTAAAGGTGGATTAGTTGTTGACCTTGGTGTTCGTGCGTTTGTTCCAGCTTCTTTAGTAGAAGACCATTTTGTGGAAGATTTCGCAGATTACAAAGGAACTACTCTTACTTTCAAAGTAGTAGAATTTGAACCGGAAAATAACCGAGTAATTTTAAGCCATCGTGCAGTTGTGGAAACAGAAAAAGCTAGTCAAAAGCAAGCGCTACTAAGCGAAATCAAAGAAGGTGACGTGATTGAAGGTACAGTTCAACGCTTAGCCAACTTTGGTGCATTCGTTGATATTGGTGGCGTGGACGGATTAGTTCACATTTCGCAAATTTCTTATAAACATATTGCAACACCACAAGAAGTCTTAGAGGAAGGTCAAAAAGTAACAGTTAAAGTTATTGGAATTGACCCTGAAAATGAACGTATTTCTCTTTCTATTAAAGCGACTTTACCTGGACCATGGGACGGTATTACCGAGAAAGCGCAAGTTGGTTCTGTTTTAGAAGGAAAAGTAGTACGTCTAGTTACTTTTGGTGCATTTGTGGAAATATTCCCTGGAGTGGAAGGTTTGGTTCATATTTCTCAAATATCCCATGAACATATTGGGACACCACAAGAAGTGCTTTCAGAAGGCCAAACTGTGGAAGTAAAAGTACTTGAAGTAAACGAAGCAGACAAACGTTTATCATTAAGCATCAAAGAATTACAAGATGCTCCAGTAGAAGAGGCTGATTATGAACTTCCAGAAGAAAATACTGGATTCCAAATGAGCGATTTAATTGGTGATAAATTAAAAGGTCTTCAAAACGACGATAAATAA
- the cmk gene encoding (d)CMP kinase: MTKKICIAIDGPAAAGKSTVAKIVAKKLRFVYIDTGAMYRAVTYIALKNNIAYEDEKAIAALLQKTVIRFEPGEVQQVFVGSENVTEVIRSIEVTNHVSIVAAHPSIREALQERQQVFATEGGIVMDGRDIGTAVLPNAELKIFLLASVEERAERRYKENMAKGFTGDLDQLKKEIEERDHLDYTRTHSPLKKADDAIEVDTTSMSIDQVANKILSLAELKINN, encoded by the coding sequence ATGACTAAAAAGATATGTATCGCGATTGATGGGCCGGCTGCAGCTGGAAAAAGTACGGTGGCAAAAATCGTTGCAAAAAAATTGCGCTTTGTCTATATTGATACGGGTGCTATGTATCGTGCAGTAACCTATATCGCTTTAAAAAATAACATCGCATATGAAGACGAAAAAGCTATAGCAGCTTTACTCCAAAAAACAGTTATTCGTTTTGAACCTGGCGAAGTACAACAAGTATTTGTAGGTTCAGAAAATGTCACAGAAGTGATTCGCTCTATAGAAGTGACCAATCATGTATCTATCGTTGCCGCACACCCATCTATCCGTGAAGCACTTCAAGAACGCCAACAAGTTTTTGCTACAGAAGGCGGAATTGTAATGGATGGTCGTGATATCGGTACAGCAGTTCTTCCTAACGCTGAACTAAAAATATTTTTACTTGCAAGTGTAGAAGAACGAGCAGAACGTCGCTATAAAGAGAACATGGCAAAAGGTTTTACTGGAGATCTAGACCAACTCAAAAAAGAAATTGAAGAGCGAGATCATTTAGATTATACAAGAACACACTCACCGTTAAAAAAAGCGGACGATGCAATTGAAGTGGATACAACATCAATGTCGATTGATCAAGTAGCCAATAAAATTCTTTCACTAGCAGAACTAAAAATTAATAATTAG
- a CDS encoding asparaginase: MAKVALITTGGTIASKKTASGKLASGELSGEELAALCQLPTEIQIDIYSTFQLPSMHITLPDLISLKQLIESIFMDETYDGIVVTHGTDSLEETAYFLDLAVTDARPIVVTGSQRAPEEPGTDAYVNIRHAIYTACEINLRQAGTVVVFNERIFAARYVKKVHASNIQGFSAFGFGYLGIIDNDQVFLYQKPLEHECFDIRLDLPEVVVIKCYIGADGLFIDAAIDSGVSGIVLEGVGRGQVAPKMMPAIIRALDAGIPVVITTSAEEGNVYTTYDYEGSTFDLYNRGVILGKDYDSKKARMKLMVLLASQEEINQTNFR; the protein is encoded by the coding sequence ATGGCAAAAGTAGCACTAATTACAACAGGCGGTACGATTGCAAGTAAGAAAACAGCATCAGGAAAACTTGCATCAGGTGAATTATCTGGAGAAGAATTAGCTGCATTATGCCAATTACCAACAGAAATTCAAATTGATATCTATTCTACTTTTCAATTGCCATCTATGCATATTACGCTACCTGATTTAATCAGTCTGAAGCAACTTATCGAATCTATCTTCATGGATGAAACATATGATGGAATAGTAGTGACGCACGGAACAGATTCATTAGAAGAAACAGCCTATTTTCTTGATCTCGCAGTAACCGATGCACGACCAATTGTAGTAACTGGATCTCAGCGAGCACCTGAGGAGCCGGGAACAGATGCCTATGTTAATATTCGTCATGCAATTTATACAGCATGTGAAATAAATTTACGTCAAGCTGGAACAGTCGTTGTTTTCAATGAACGAATTTTCGCAGCGAGATATGTCAAAAAAGTCCATGCATCTAACATACAAGGTTTTAGTGCTTTTGGGTTTGGTTATCTTGGTATCATTGATAATGATCAAGTTTTCCTGTATCAAAAACCACTGGAGCATGAGTGTTTTGATATTCGCCTTGATTTACCAGAAGTTGTTGTGATTAAATGTTATATTGGCGCAGACGGTTTGTTTATTGATGCAGCGATTGATAGTGGCGTTTCAGGAATTGTTTTAGAAGGTGTTGGACGCGGGCAAGTGGCGCCAAAAATGATGCCAGCTATTATCAGAGCATTAGATGCGGGAATTCCAGTTGTCATCACAACAAGTGCGGAAGAAGGAAATGTATATACTACATATGATTATGAAGGCAGCACGTTTGACTTATATAATCGTGGCGTTATTTTAGGAAAAGATTACGATAGTAAAAAAGCGCGGATGAAATTAATGGTACTTTTAGCATCCCAAGAAGAAATTAATCAAACCAATTTCAGATAA
- a CDS encoding LysM peptidoglycan-binding domain-containing protein yields the protein MVKTRKEKREYEEPADYDMSSEGQDEFNNEPPMLSRSDSRRGKKKTIFRYPLLNLLIVFFLLIPIVIVIVFVTVQNMGSSNEVKTETESTVNVSDNTQSKEEKEKAKKAAEEKAAAEKAAEEKKAAAEKAEADKKKQEEDAVKAANAKKEQEAAEEKAAADKAAAEKAAAEKAEQQKANEASQQKAGGSHTVKAGDTLYSIARSTYGQAGAAAGVEKIKQANGLGSDNVPVGTVLTIPQ from the coding sequence GTGGTAAAAACAAGAAAAGAAAAACGGGAATACGAAGAACCGGCTGATTATGACATGAGTTCTGAAGGCCAAGATGAATTCAACAATGAACCGCCAATGTTATCCCGTTCTGATAGCAGAAGAGGAAAAAAGAAAACCATTTTTAGATACCCATTACTTAATTTATTGATTGTGTTTTTTCTATTAATACCAATCGTTATCGTGATTGTATTTGTAACAGTACAAAATATGGGTTCATCAAATGAAGTGAAAACAGAAACAGAATCAACCGTAAATGTATCTGACAACACGCAATCTAAAGAAGAAAAAGAAAAAGCGAAAAAAGCTGCAGAAGAAAAAGCTGCGGCTGAAAAGGCAGCTGAAGAGAAGAAAGCTGCGGCAGAAAAAGCGGAAGCAGATAAGAAAAAACAAGAAGAAGATGCAGTGAAAGCTGCAAATGCAAAAAAAGAACAAGAAGCTGCAGAAGAAAAAGCAGCTGCTGACAAAGCTGCTGCCGAGAAAGCAGCCGCTGAAAAAGCTGAGCAACAAAAAGCGAATGAAGCTTCACAGCAAAAAGCTGGAGGATCTCATACAGTTAAAGCTGGGGACACCCTTTATAGTATTGCGCGTTCAACATATGGACAAGCGGGGGCAGCTGCTGGAGTAGAAAAAATTAAACAAGCCAATGGACTAGGAAGTGACAATGTTCCAGTTGGTACAGTTCTAACAATTCCACAGTAA